The Maridesulfovibrio hydrothermalis AM13 = DSM 14728 DNA window AATGCCCATTAGCGGATTTTCCGATTGATTCCATTCTTTACCCGGACTTAGGTTCAGTAAAGCCAATAAGCAAAGAGCTGAACGCTCATTTTGCTGTGCACGAGGCATTCCTAAAGATGCCAATATGTTTATGGCATCATCAATGTATTTTTGTGGGTTAAACTTATTCATTTTGAAAAACTCTCCATTTTATTATCAATCATTTCCTGAGTTAGTTCCGCATGTAATTTAGCCCATTCCCCGAGCTTCGAAAGAATATGCCTGCTTGGATATGTCATCAGCTTGAGGTCAGTTGCATTGACTTGAGTATGCCCACTAAAGCGACGGAAATATTCATCCACTATGGTTGAATTAAGGTAAACAACCAACCCTCTTGCAAGGTTTTCGGATAACGGTTTCTTATTTTTATGAAAAACATTCAGATGATTTTCCAAACCGATGTTTTCAGCACCATCAAGCAGTCTTGGATCAACAATACTTGCAACTATACGGCGTTTTTCTTCTTTAGAGGAAAAGCGTCTGACCACAGTATAAAAGCCATTCGGGTACAGCCATTTTTTCGTATCAGAATTGGTCATGATAGCATTTGGTTTTTTTCCATTTTCAATAGGCCAAACGAGAGCATCTTTTTTGAAGTGACAAGGATATAGAAGAGGAACTGCTCCTTTTTCCGGCATCTGTCGCAAGTGATCCTTCATTCTAAAGTCTACTACCGGACCAGTGGATATATTGATTCCAACATCAGAAAGTGAATGCCTAAAGTTTTCTGATAATTCCAAGATATCATCAGGTGAAGTGGGAATATGGATAAAAAATTCGCTGTCGGATTCTTTTACAATACTGCTGAATGGATAATCAGAAATGGCTATATCCGAAAAAGTGTCATCTGTTGAAGTCGATATGATCACATCACCTTGTTCAGCATTTTTTTCTAAGGCAATGATGATGTTTTCCTGTAACACCTTATCTTCCTTAAAAGCCTTGCTTCTTGAGTCAAAAAGATGAATTCTTTTAATAGCTGTATATTTAAGAATTAACTCTCTAAAAGGTCGGTAATATGGACCATTGCAAAAGCTTCGGGGAATAATTGCAACCAGATAGCCTTTGCTCTCCATAAGAAGAACAGACAGCGCAACGAAAGCTGAATATAAATTAACAGTTTCTATCCCAGCAGTTCTTAAAGATAATCTATGCCGTGAAGAGCTTAATATTTTTTTGTAAGGTGGATTCATTATGCAATGTGAAAACTTTTCAACGTCCTCTTTCCAAAGACTATCAATAGACGCAATCATCCTGGAAGCTTCAACAACAAAGTCCCTATTTATCAGTTTCCATGAAAACTTACATTTTTTCAGGTTTGCCGATGTCTTACATAGTGAGAGGTTTTCACGCAAGTACTCTTGCATAACGGAATCGATTTCATAGGCTGTTAAATCAATGCAAATATTAGAATAGAGTTTGCAAAAATGATCGACAAATGCTGAAGTAAGACTGCCAACACCTGCTCCTGGATCAAGCAGGCTTATTTTTTTGCTGACAGGTTCTGGAAACAAAGAAGCCATAAAAGATGCTACATTTGCCGGTGTCATGTATTGTCCTAGAGCACTTTTTGTCTTTGGCTCAAGCTTTCCATTAGCAGCCTTTCTTTTTGATTCGGTAACCAATATAAGATTGGTATTCTCCTTCAATAATGGTTCAGGCATTAGCTTTCCCCACTGAAGTTTTTTTTGAAACACTCATTTGTTCATTCATCCATTTATCAATCTTTTCCCGGTCAAACCGCCACTGGTTTCCAATCTTTGACGCCGGAATTTCACCTTTCTGCGTCATTGAATACAGCTTGGTTCTGCTCATCTTCAGGTATGTAGCCAGCTCTTCTACGGTCAGCCATTTGTCATTTTTTGTCATATCGTTCAAACTCCTTTGTACTAAGAGTTAATATTTGAGATTAAAAGATAATAGATGATAAGCAGAAAATCAAGTTTATTCCTGAAAATTAATCCCAAAAATCTCAATTATGAGTTCCCGCCTAAAAAATCAGACAGCTTCCGACACATTCCAGTGCCTTCCGGTAAGTAATCGCTGAAACCTCCCGCTCGCCCGGTGCGATCGGGGCAAATAACAGTGATTGAACCGGAGAATTTAATGGAAATGTTTGCCACTGACCTGGAAAGGCTGGCGTTCCTCCTTGAGGCAGATACGGCGCTCGCGATCGATTCCGATGAACTCGGGACCGATGCAGCCGAACAGAAGGCTCCTGAAGAGCAGCCACCGGAGAAACGCCCCAAGTACATCACCAATTACATTATAAGCGTCCTGACGGTTGCATCTTCCATTAATTTTCTCATATGACATACCTCCTCCCATTCAAGGAGGATGAATATGACAAGCAAGAAATGTAACTGGAAAAAACATATTAATGCATGGGAAAATAGCGGTGTTTCTCAGGCTGAATATTGCCGCAAAAATGGCATTTCCGTTAAAACCTTTGGCTATCATAAACGTAGGATGGCTGCGGCTGCCATACCGCCATATTTTGCTCGCCATTTATAAAAACTTGCGTTGCTCATTCCATGCTCTCGACAAAGTTCAACGACAGGAACTCCGTTTTCGGCTTGCTTCAAAATATTCAAAATCTGACTGTCGGTGTAACGTGACTTTTTCATGTGAATCTCCTCATTTTCCTTTACGAGAAAATTCTACTTTTCAGAACTACTTTTTTTCGGGGGGATTACCAATTGTTCCGGTCTTTTGGAGAAGTGGGCACGGGATGAGTATGTTAAATCTTATTGTGGATCAGTACAGGAATGGTAAACAAAATTATGTTTTAGTCGCTAGATGTGCTCCTAAATCTGAAGTTATGTTTAAAATGCTTCAGAAAATAGGGTTTAACCATACTGGGACAGGGGCCGAAGGCTTTCGTGGATTGGGTATGTTGGTTTAGTTGGTCATAGTAGCAGTCTTTTATGGTATTTCTCCCCTTAAAGATTTTACAAGAGTATATATAGGAAGGAATTCTTCAAAGTAAAGTTTGATAGATATGAAATTCAATATGATAATTAATGTAGTTGATGTTGTAAAAATTAAGGTGTTTATCGACAAAATTTTAAAGTTGAAATAGAAATTTACAAAAGATAGCAATGCGATGCCAATGAAGAGTTCAGTTATTGATGTGTATTTAGATATTTTGCGTTCAGTTTTTTGTAAATCGGGAGCTATGTCTCTGGAAAGCTCAATGTTGATGACGTCGTTATTGTTTTTTGCTGCAAGCGATTTTTTTTTACAGTCATCAATGAATGTGTCGAAGTCTTTATGGATTTTAATGTAAAAGTCATACATTCCTTTTTTGAGATATGTAGTTAAGAATGCTGTGGTGGTGACCGTTGCAATTGTTAAAATGTGATATTTTATTTTCATAGATGGAATAAGGCCTTTGCTTGGATCAATAAAGTAAAGAATGTCCAACTCTAGTAGGTGATTCCAGAATCCATCAATAGGCTGTAGTGTTGCTATGTTTTCTGGGCATTTTTGAAAATAGTATGCAAAAAAATAGAGCGTGAGAAAATAAATCCCAGCCCTTTGGATCGGGATATATGCAGAAATGTTTTCTGTATATTTTGTCTTTATATCATCGATATATGAAATCATAGTTGTTGGTGTCTTTCGATGAAGTAGATGTCCCCAGCTAAAGTGTCTATTGAGCCGTATTCATAAATTGGTATTCCGACAAATTCAACTTCGGATTCAGCCATTAATGGGTGGACTTTTAAAAAATCATCTTGATTCAAAACTCTTAGCGTTGCAGTTTTTTTTGTTTCGGAGTTGGTAAATTTGCCCGTTTTAGTCTTTTTGTTAAGTGCAGTTATCTCTCCTTTAAATAGAACTGGTTCGCCAGCTTTTTTTTCAGACAGTAGATTGACGAATTTTATGGCTTTCTCACGATTGAAGTCTATCCGAACTATTTCCTTGCCTGTTAATGTTATTTCGAGAGTGCTTTTCCCAGAATTTTCACTCTTAATTATTTTTAGAAGCTCAGCATACTCTTTTAAAATAGATTTGGTAGCATATGATCTTTGGGCTTCGTCTTCAGCTTTAGCTTTAAAGTCAGGGTAGCTTATAGGTTTACTTTTAGGAAAATTTTCTTGTTTCTGCTTAACTTGGGAAGTTATTGAGTCGAGTTTTGCGCGTCCTTTTCCCTCAATGTTTCCCATTGTTGTCTGGAGTTTTTCCCCAATGCTGTCTACGACCTTTCTGCCAAGTTCAGAGTTGCAAACCATGTCTAAAACAAAGCCGCCATCTGTAGATTTTCCAACCCAAAATAAGACGTCCTCAATATCTTCAGGTTTCATTCTTCTGTGTTTAACGGACCCTTTGTGTTTGATGTCTAAATAGGCCCTATGGATAGAGGATTCAATTGAAGTGAGAGATTTTGCCAATACGTTTAAAGGGATTTCATGGTTCTTAGTAATCTCTCCATCGAAATGGATTTGAATAGTTGATTCTAGCATGTTTTAGTCTCATTTGTTTTGTAGTGTGGGAGAACTTTCTTATAGTGTTCAAAGTTACTATTTAATTTCAAATATAATATTGCAAGTATGTCAAGCTTGAGTCGTATGCAGTGTCTTTTGTTTGGGGCGTTGATTAGGGCTGGCTAGCATTTGGAGCCTGTTTTGGAGGCTTGTAAAATTAACTGAGAGTTAGAAGAGACGAGTTATGAGTGTCTGAAGAAGTGAGAGATTTTCGAGATTACAATCAACGGTTGGAAATTTGATCATTAGGGCTTGCGCCCCTTTCTTTGGTGTAGACCCGTTTTTTTTACGCCACCTGTTAGCAATAGGTTAGCAAAAATAAAAGGGTTTACGAAGTCTTCTTCGTAAACCCTTGATTTTTATGGTCGGGATGAGAGGATTTGAACCTCCGGTCTCTGCGTCCCGAACGTGACTCTTGGCTAATTAATTCAAGTGGTTATGGAAGCCCGTTGTGCTACGAATGGTCCGTTTTTAGCTATCTGTGCTACGGTTTGTGCTCCCGTTTTTGTAGCAATCTAGGCATACTTTCAAAGCAATCGTAACTCCCTTTAGACCTATTGTTGCATGTTTAAAAAGGGCTCCTTGCTCGATGATATTTGGCAATTGTTTTGCTCCATGAAAAAGATTGTTTCTTAATCTTGTACAAATAAATGCAACACATTTAAGTTTATTTTTGGAATTGGTATTTCTTTGGAGCTCTCGTTTAACAAAATTAAGTTCATGCCTTCTTTGAAATTTAAGAGATTCTAAGTTGCCTTTAGGGGGGTCAGAAGTATATCTTTCAACAAAAAAGTTATAAGCATGGTCCACATGGCTGTTACTATCTGCTGTTGGAATATTGTCAATTTTACTTTCAAATATTGCATTGCTAAGAGAGATAGGGTGATCATTCGATTGATCGGTAGAGCTGATTAATTTATGTTCAATATATGACCACATAAGCAAAAAATTACAAACCTCAGTAAAATCGTGGTTTTCGTAATCTTGATAATTGTAATTTTCATTTTGACAAATCCATTCTACGACCATAGTTACCACCTAGATTAAACGTTTATTTTTATGATTAATTTAAGGTATAGTACCAACACTTGGTTTGCAATTGAATACAGGCTTGGGGCTAATCTTTCCCGTCCGTTAAAGACGGCAAAGATTCCACCGCATCGCGTTTTGCTCGTTGCAATACATGTTGGTAAACTTTCATAGTCGTTGATGGGTCAGTGTGCCCCATTGCGTCGGCGACGCTTTTAATATCGCTGCCCGCGCTGAGTGCATAGGTGGCAAAATGATGCCGTAAGTCGTAGGGGCGTAGTCTGCGGGTGATTCCTGCCTGTTTTAAGGCGCGCGCCCATGCTGACCGGATATGATGTTTGATAGGTTTGCCGTGCCAGTGAATGATCGTCTTTGAAATATCTTCTTTGTCTTCGCTGAACCATTCTTTTAGAAGGTCCATAATGTCAGCGCGTAGCGGGACAACTCTTTGAGCTAGCCCGCCTTTTTTGGCTGATTCTACGAACATTTCTGCGCGCTCAAAGTCTATGTCTGCCCATGTTACTTTGAAAAGTTCAGAACGGCCAGGCCTGATTCCAGTTGCGCAGCTTATTATGATAGCCCGTTTTACGTGTGGCAGGGCTACGGAGAAAAGCTTTTTAGCTTCGGCTGGGGTAGGGGGCTTGATTATATCCCTATCGTCTTTCAGGCGGCGAACAGGGGGCGCATTTGCGATTAGGTCCATGGAAACGGCGTAAGCAAAGACTGAACGAAGGATATCAAGTGCGCGGTTAATTGAAACGTTTTTGTTGTTCCGTTCCCGGCAATCGTCAATTACGGTCTCAATATCGGCCTTCGTGATTTGGCGAAGAGCTTTTTCACCGATCAGAGGCAGGATTGCTTTATTCAGGCGGTAGAAATCGCTCTTGATTGTTGATTCCTTAATTTCACCTTTGCGACTTTGATAGTAGGCTTTGATAACACCGGCAAGAGTGCGATCCTGCTGGGTAGTGGGCTGCACTGCTTTTTTATTGTGCTTCCTGTTATACTTATATTGAGCTTGCCATAATTCAGCATCCTCTTTGCTATCAAAAATGGCAGTTCTTTGGTTACCTGTATCTACTTCGCGGTATTTAACATACCATTT harbors:
- a CDS encoding Eco57I restriction-modification methylase domain-containing protein, whose amino-acid sequence is MPEPLLKENTNLILVTESKRKAANGKLEPKTKSALGQYMTPANVASFMASLFPEPVSKKISLLDPGAGVGSLTSAFVDHFCKLYSNICIDLTAYEIDSVMQEYLRENLSLCKTSANLKKCKFSWKLINRDFVVEASRMIASIDSLWKEDVEKFSHCIMNPPYKKILSSSRHRLSLRTAGIETVNLYSAFVALSVLLMESKGYLVAIIPRSFCNGPYYRPFRELILKYTAIKRIHLFDSRSKAFKEDKVLQENIIIALEKNAEQGDVIISTSTDDTFSDIAISDYPFSSIVKESDSEFFIHIPTSPDDILELSENFRHSLSDVGINISTGPVVDFRMKDHLRQMPEKGAVPLLYPCHFKKDALVWPIENGKKPNAIMTNSDTKKWLYPNGFYTVVRRFSSKEEKRRIVASIVDPRLLDGAENIGLENHLNVFHKNKKPLSENLARGLVVYLNSTIVDEYFRRFSGHTQVNATDLKLMTYPSRHILSKLGEWAKLHAELTQEMIDNKMESFSK
- a CDS encoding helix-turn-helix domain-containing protein, translating into MTKNDKWLTVEELATYLKMSRTKLYSMTQKGEIPASKIGNQWRFDREKIDKWMNEQMSVSKKTSVGKANA
- the tnpA gene encoding IS66 family insertion sequence element accessory protein TnpA, with translation MTSKKCNWKKHINAWENSGVSQAEYCRKNGISVKTFGYHKRRMAAAAIPPYFARHL
- a CDS encoding tyrosine-type recombinase/integrase, which encodes MAYQRGSKWYVKYREVDTGNQRTAIFDSKEDAELWQAQYKYNRKHNKKAVQPTTQQDRTLAGVIKAYYQSRKGEIKESTIKSDFYRLNKAILPLIGEKALRQITKADIETVIDDCRERNNKNVSINRALDILRSVFAYAVSMDLIANAPPVRRLKDDRDIIKPPTPAEAKKLFSVALPHVKRAIIISCATGIRPGRSELFKVTWADIDFERAEMFVESAKKGGLAQRVVPLRADIMDLLKEWFSEDKEDISKTIIHWHGKPIKHHIRSAWARALKQAGITRRLRPYDLRHHFATYALSAGSDIKSVADAMGHTDPSTTMKVYQHVLQRAKRDAVESLPSLTDGKD